GACAAAATCAAACCGCAGGCGGTTATCGAAACCATCTGGCGTTTGACCAAAGGCGAGGCTTACGTCACGTCAGACGTCGGTCAGCACCAGATGTTTGCTGCGCTGTATTATCAGTTTGATAAGCCGCGTCGCTGGATCAACTCCGGTGGCCTCGGCACCATGGGCTTTGGCCTGCCTGCCGCGCTGGGTGTGAAAATGGCGCTGCCGGAAGAAACCGTTATCTGTGTCACCGGTGACGGCAGTATCCAGATGAACATTCAGGAACTCTCGACCGCGCTGCAATACGATTTGCCGGTGCTGGTGCTGAACCTGAACAACCGCTTCCTCGGCATGGTGAAGCAGTGGCAGGACATGATCTACTCTGGCCGCCATTCGCAATCCTATATGGAATCACTGCCGGACTTCGTGCGTCTCGCTGAGGCTTATGGCCATGTGGGTATCGCCATTCAGCATCCGGCCGAGCTGGAAGAGAAACTGACGCAGGCGCTGGAGACCCTGGCGAAAGGGCGTCTGGTGTTTGTGGATGTGACCGTGGATGGCAGCGAGCACGTTTACCCGATGCAGATTCGTGGTGGCGGTATGGACGAGATGTGGTTGAGCAAAACGGAGAGGACATAATTATGCGTCGCATTTTATCGGTACTGCTGGAGAACGAATCCGGCGCATTGTCCCGCGTGATTGGGCTGTTTTCGCAGCGTGGCTACAACATCGAAAGTCTGACGGTTGCCCCGACTGACGACCCCACCCTGTCGCGCATGACGATTCAAACCGTCGGCGATGCCAAGGTGCTGGAGCAGATCGAGAAGCAACTGCACAAGCTGGTGGACGTGTTACGTGTCAGCGAACTGGGGCAGGGTGCCTACGTTGAACGTGAAATCATGCTGGTGAAAATCCAGGCCACCGGTTATGGCCGCGAAGAAGTGAAGCGTAGCGCGGAAATTTTCCGTGGACAGATCATCGACGTGACGCCGACGCTGTACACGGTTCAGCTGGCGGGCACCAGTGACAAACTGGATGCGTTCCTGAACACCGTTCGTGACGTCGCGGAGATCGTGGAAGTGGCACGCTCCGGTATCGTCGGCGTGGCACGTGGCGAGCGCATTATGCGTTAATCGTCACCCACCTGATTGAACCTCAATGCTAACCCGGCGGAATGCCGGGTTTTTTTATTTTATGCGCTTGCACACCCCGGCGGATAAAAGCGGTTGCTCAGCGTAGTTTTCTGCGGTTAGATGTTACAAATGTTTTACCCTTAGCTAATCTGCGGACATTTTCGCCAGCATGGCTAATCAGGAATTAAGGTGTCATCGTGAAACTGGATGAAATCGCGCGCCTGGCTGGCGTGTCGCGCACCACGGCCAGCTACGTCATTAATGGCAAAGCGCGGCAATATCGTGTCAGCGACAAAACCGTCGAGAAAGTGATGGCGGTGGTGCGTGAGTACAATTATCACCCAAATGCCGTGGCGGCGGGGTTGCGTGCCGGGCGTACCCGTTCAATTGGCCTGGTGATACCCGATCTGGAAAACACCAGCTATACGCGTATCGCCAACTATCTTGAGCGTCAGGCACGCCAGCGTGGCTACCAGCTGCTGATCGCCTGCTCGGAAGATCAGCCTGACAATGAAATGCGTTGCATCGAACATTTGTTGCAGCGTCAGGTAGATGCGATCATCGTCTCCACCTCGTTGCCGCCGGAGCATCCGTTTTATCAGCGCTGGATCAACGATCCTCTGCCGATTATTGCGCTGGATCGCGCGCTGGATCGTGAACATTTTACCAGTGTGGTGGGTGCCGATCAGGATGATGCCCAGGCGCTGGCCGCTGAATTGCGTCAGCTACCGGTGAAAAATGTGCTGTTCCTCGGAGCACTGCCAGAGTTGTCGGTGAGTTTCCTGCGTGAAATGGGCTTCCGTGAAGCATGGAAGGACGACGAACGCCCGATTGATTATATCTACTGCAACAGCTTTGAACGCACTGCGGCGGCGGCCCTGTTCGAGAAGTATCTGGAAGATCACCCGATGCCGGAGGCCTTGTTCACCACTTCCTTTGGTCTGTTGCAGGGGGTTATGGATGTCACGCTGAAACGTGACGGGCGGTTGCCCACCGATCTGGCGATTGCCACTTTTGGCGACCATGAATTACTGGATTTCCTCGAATGCCCGGTGCTGGCGGTGGGACAGCGTCATCGCGATGTGGCCGAGCGCGTTCTTGAGCTGGTTTTAGCCTCGCTGGATGAACCGCGAAAACCGAAGCCAGGTTTAACCCGAATTCGCCGTAATTTATTCCGTCGTGGTCAATTAAGCCGCCGGACAAAATGAATGATGGGCGGCGTGCTGCCCACTTTATTCATCATGCTTTTAATTTCCCCCGCAACCTTCCACGTAAAAAAGCGTAAATTCTGGTCTACCTTGCTAACAAATTAAGCGCACTACCTTTTCTTATTTGTTTACATCTTCGGCATCTGCTGCTAGCAGAGCTGTCGCGATGGTGCTGGGCTTCCTTTAGGAAATCCCCTAAAATGCAGCCGCTGTCGCATATCGTCAGATATTTATCAAAACGCGATAAAGCGCTTTATTTTTCGCCGCTTTTCAATACGTGAAAATTTTTATTCCATTATTCATCAGGTTAATTTTTATTTTGCCATTCACGACCTTCTTATTCCCACCGCCAAATAATTTCACCCGCTGTAAAGAGTGATATTCACTTGCCGTTGCGGCTTGACAAGGATTTCATCGGCTCCGTAAACTCTTTTCGTGGTAAAATGTGGGATAAAGTGGTGAAAAAGGGTATCTGAGGGGTGAGGCTGGCATGTTCCGTGGGGCAACGTTAGTCAATCTCGACAGCAAAGGGCGACTGGCCGTACCAACGCGCTATCGTGAATTGCTGATCGCAGAGTCTCAGGGTCAAATGGTTTGTACCATTGACCTCCACCAGCCCTGCCTGCTGCTTTATACCCTGCCCGAATGGGAAATCATTGAGAAAAAGCTGTCTCGCTTATCCAGCATGAATCCCGCCGAGCGTCGCGTGCAGCGGCTGCTGTTGGGTCATGCCAGTGAGTGTCAGATGGATAATGCAGGCCGCCTGCTACTGGCGAATACCCTTCGTCAGCATGCGAGCCTGAGCAAAGAAGTGATGCTGGTTGGACAGTTCAACAAGTTTGAATTGTGGGATGAACAGACCTGGTATCAACAAGTTAAGGACGATATTGACGCAGAACAGTCGGCTCAGGAGCCTTTATCTGAGCGGTTGCAGGACTTGTCGCTATAGCTATGCAGGAAAATTTCAAACACACCACAGTGCTGCTGGATGAGGCGGTTAACGCGCTCAATATCAGGGAAGACGGCATATACATTGACGGCACTTTTGGTCGCGGTGGTCACTCCAGATTGATCCTTTCGCAACTTGGCGCGAACGGGCAGCTACTGGCGATAGATCGCGATCCGCAAGCCATAGCCGCAGCCGCTGAGATAAAAGATCCGCGCTTCTCGATCGTCCACGGGCCGTTTTCGGCGCTGGCGGAGTACGTGACCGAGCGCGGGCTGAACGGAAAAATTGACGGCGTTTTACTGGATTTAGGCGTGTCATCGCCGCAGCTGGATGACGCCGAACGTGGATTCTCTTTCATGCGTGATGGGCCGCTGGACATGCGCATGGACCCGACGCGCGGACAATCGGCGTCGGAATGGTTGCTCGGTGCGGAAGAGGCGGATATCGCCTTTGTTCTGAAGACCTACGGCGAGGAACGCTTCGCCAAACGTATTGCCCGCGCAATTGTTGAGCGCAACCGTGAGCAGCCGATGACGCGCACCAAAGAACTGGCCGACGTTATCTATGCAGCAACACCGGTGAAAGACAAGTTTAAGCACCCGGCGACCCGCAGTTTTCAGGCGATTCGCATCTGGATCAACAGCGAACTGGAAGAGATCGACATCGCGCTGAAAGGGGCATTGTCGGTGCTGGCACCTGGCGGAAGGTTGTCAGTGATCAGCTTCCATTCACTGGAAGATCGCCTCGTGAAACGCTTTATGCGCGATCAGAGTCGTGGTCCGCAGGTACCGGCGGGCATTCCGATGACCGAGACGCAGCTGAAAGCGCTGGGTGGTCGGGAGCTGAAAACCCTCGGCAAATTGGTGCCGGGAGACGCCGAAGTCGCTTACAACCCACGCGCACGGAGTTCCGTGTTGCGTATTGCTGAAAGGACGGCGTCATGATCGGAAACGAACGCCACAGTCTGCCCGGCGTCATCGGTGGCGATTTGCTGCGGTTTGGCAAGATCCCGGTGCTGTTGCTGGTGGCCGTTTTAGTTTCCGCCATGCTGGTGGTGACGACGACGCACAAAACGCGTCGTCTGACGGCAGAACGCGAACAGCTGGTGCTGGAGCGTGACGCATTAGATATCGAATGGCGCAACCTGATTCTTGAAGAGAACGCCCTCGGCGACCACAGCCGGGTAGAACGAATCGCAACCGACAAACTGCAAATGCAGCATGTCGATCCTTCGCAGGAAAACATTGTGGTGCAGCAATAAGGAATCTCAGAACCTGATGAGCGGCGCGAGCAAAACGCTGAAGTTGAAAAAACAGGAAGATAAGGCCAGCTTTGTAAGCTGGCGTTTTGCGTTGCTGTGCGGCTGTATTTTACTGGCGCTGGGTGGCCTGCTGTCTCGCGTAGCCTGGTTACAGGTGATCAATCCTGACAAACTGGTGAAAGAAGGCGACCTGCGTTCGTTACGCGTGCAGGCCGTGCCGACCGCCCGCGGCATGATTAGCGATCGTGCGGGCCGTCCGCTGGCGGTGAGTGTGCCGGTGAACGCCATCTGGGCCGATCCGAAAGAATTGAATGAACACGGCGGCGTCTCCCTCGATAGCCGCTGGAAAGCGCTTTCCGATGCGCTGTCGATCCCCCTCGATCAACTCTCCACGCGTATCAATGCCAACCCGAAAGGCCGCTTTGTCTATCTGGCACGCCAGGTGAATCCGGCGATTGGCGAATACGTCAAAAAACTCAAGCTGCCGGGTATCTACCTACGTGAAGAGTCACGCCGCTATTACCCGGCGGGGCAGGTTACCGCGCATCTGATTGGCTTCACCAATATCGATGGCCAGGGCATTGAAGGCACAGAAAAAAGCTTCGACAAATGGCTGACCGGCGAACCCGGTGAACGTACCGTGCGTAAAGATCGCTTTGGTCGCGTGATTGAAGATATCTCGTCGGTTGATAGCCGTGCCGCCCACAACCTGACGCTGAGCATTGATGAACGCCTGCAAGCGCTGGTGTACCGCGAACTGAATAACGCGGTGGCTTTCAACAAAGCAGAATCTGGCTCGGCGGTGCTGGTGGACGTCAATACCGGTGAAGTGCTGGCGATGGCCAACAGCCCGGCCTACAACCCGAACAATCTGGGCAACACGCCGAAAGATGTGATGCGTAACCGCGCCATCACCGACATCTTCGAACCGGGTTCTACCGTGAAGCCGATGGTGGTGATGACCGCCCTGCAACGCGGTGTGGTGAAAGAAAACAGCGTATTGAATACCGTGCCTTATCGTATCAATGGTCATGAGATCAAAGATGTGGCGCGTTACAACGAATTGACCCTGACCGGGGTTCTGCAGAAGTCGAGTAACGTCGGGGTTTCCCGTCTGGCGTTAGCGATGCCGTCCTCAGCTCTCGTAGATACTTACGCGCGCTTTGGACTGGGTAAGCCGACCAATTTGGGGTTGGTCGGAGAAAGCAGTGGCTTATATCCTCAAAAACAACGGTGGTCTGACATAGAGAGGGCCACCTTCTCTTTCGGCTACGGGCTAATGGTAACGCCGTTACAGTTAGCGCGAGTCTACGCAACCATTGGCAGCTATGGCGTCTATCGTCCGCTGTCGATTACCAAAGTTGATCCACCGGTACCCGGTGAGCGTGTTTTCCCGGAAGAACTGGTGAAAACTGTGATGCATATGATGGAAAGCGTCGCACTGCCCGGTGGCGGTGGCGTGAAGGCGGCCATCAAGGGCTACCGTATTGCGATTAAAACCGGGACCGCGAAAAAAGTCGGACCGGATGGGCGCTACGTCAATAAATACATTGCTTATACCGCGGGCGTTGCGCCTGCCAGTCATCCTCGTTTCGCGCTGGTGGTGGTGATCAACGATCCCCAGGCCGGTAAATATTATGGTGGTGCGGTCTCCGCGCCGGTGTTCGGTGCCATCATGGGCGGCGTGCTGCGTACCATGAATATCGAACCCGATGCGCTACCGGTAATTGATAAGAACGAGTTGGTGAAGAACCGAAGTGAGGAACCAAGTGACAGATCGTAACCTGCGCGATTTACTGGCCCCGTGGGTGCCGGGCGCGCCGGCGCGTCCACTCCGTGACATGACACTGGATAGCCGCTCTGCGGCTTCTGGCGATCTGTTTATCGCCGTGGTGGGCCATCATGCTGATGGACGTCGATTTATTCCGCAGGCTATTGCCCAGGGCGTGGCGGCAGTGATTGCCGAAGCCGAGGGTGAGGCCAGCGATGGAGATATCCGTGAGATGCATGGCGTCCCGGTTATCTACCTGGCGCAGTTGCCGCAGCGTCTCTCGGCACTGGCTGGACGCTTTTATCAGCAGCCTGCTGAAAAGCTTAAATTAATTGGCGTCACCGGCACCAACGGTAAAACCACTACCACGCAGTTGATTGCGCAATGGGCCAATCTGCTGGGTGAAACCGGTGCCGTCATGGGCACGGTAGGTAACGGTCTTTACGGGCATCTGGTACCCACCGAAAACACCACCGGTTCAGCGGTGGATGTGCAGCACGTTCTGCACGGCCTGGTTGGCCTGGGTGCAACGCTTGGGGCGATGGAAGTGTCATCGCACGGTCTGGTGCAACATCGCGTGGCTGCGCTGCCGTTTGCTGCGGCGGTATTCACCAATCTGAGCCGTGATCACCTTGATTACCACGGCGATATGCAAAGCTATGAATCTGCTAAATGGCTGCTGTTTTCAGAACATCAGGTTGGCGCGGCGATTATCAATGCGGATGACGAAGTCGGACGCCGCTGGCTGGCCAAACTGCCGGATGCCGTTGCCGTCACCATGCAGGATAACCTGCAACCGGGTTGTCATGGCCGCTGGCTGAAAGCCACGGCAGTGACGTATCACGATGGTGGCGCGCATATTCGCTTTAGCTCCAGCTGGGGCGACGGTGAGTTCGATAGCCGCCTGATGGGCGCTTTCAATGTCAGCAATCTGCTGCTGGCGCTGGCAACCCTGCTGTCGCTGGATTATCCGCTGGCGTCGCTGGTCAGCAGCGCGTCACAGTTGCTGCCGGTGACCGGTCGCATGGAAGTCTTTAGCGCACCTGATAAACCTACCGTAGTGGTGGATTACGCCCATACGCCGGATGCGCTGGAGAAAGCGCTGGAAGCCGCTCGCCTGCATTGCAAAGGCCAGCTGTGGTGCCTGTTTGGTTGTGGCGGCGATCGCGACAAAGGTAAGCGCCCACTGATGGGAGCCATCGCAGAACAGTTCGCTGACGTGGTGGTGATCACCGATGACAATCCGCGCAGCGAAGATCCGCAGGCGATTGTGAATGATATTTTGACCGGTCTGCTCGATCCGGGCCGCGCCCGTGTGGTGGCTGGCCGCGCGCAGGCGGTAACTAACGCCATCATGCAGGCCAAAAGCAACGATATCGTGCTGGTAGCTGGCAAGGGCCATGAAGATTATCAGATCGTCGGCAATCGTCGTCTGGATTACTCGGATCGCGACACCGTCGCGCGTCTGCTGGGGGTGATGGCATGATCCCGCTTTCACTCGCAACCCTGGCGGAAATCTCGGGCGGCACGCTGATCGGTGACGATCTTAGCGTGAATGACGTAGTGACCGATACCCGCAAGGTGACGGCAGGTTGCCTGTTTGTCGCGCTGGTGGGGGAACGTTTCGATGCCCATGATTTCGCCGCGGATGCCATCGCTCAAGGTGCGCAGGCGTTGCTGGTCAGTAAACTGCTGCCAGTGGCGGTACCGCAGGTGGTGGTGGCCGATACGCGCATTGCTTTTGGTCGCCTCGGTGGCTGGGTGCGCCAGCAGGTAAAAGCGCGCGTGGTGGCGTTAACCGGTTCGTCGGGTAAAACCTCGGTTAAAGAGATGACCGCAGCGATTCTGCGTCAGTGCGGCGAAACGCTGTATACCGCTGGCAACCTGAACAACGATTTTGGCGTGCCGATGACGCTGCTGCGTCTGACCAAAGAACATGATTATGCGGTGATTGAGCTGGGTGCTAACCATCAGGGCGAAATTGCTTACACCACCGATCTGGTGCGTCCGGAGACGGCGCTGGTCAATAACCTGGCCGCGGCGCATCTGGAAGGGTTTGGTTCACTGGCAGGCGTTGCTAAAGCAAAGGGCGAGATTTTTGCCGGTTTGCCGCCTCACGGCACAGCCATCATCAACGCAGAGAGCAATGATCTGCTGAACTGGCAACCGCAGTTTGCCGGTAAAACCCTGTGGCGTTTTTCGCCGCAGCCGCAGGCGGATGCTGAGTTCCGCGCCAGTGATATCACGCTGCGCCCGGACGCCACTCTGTTCACGCTGCATACCCCGCGTGGCGACATTGCCATCACGCTGCCACTGCCGGGACGTCACAACATTGCCAACGCTTTGGCGGCGGCGGCATTAGCGTTATCGGTCGATGCACCGCTGAGCGCGATTCAGGCGGGCCTGAAAACCTTGCAGCCTGTTCCAGGACGCTTGTTCCCGGTTCGTCTGGCTGAACATCAGCTGCTGCTTGATGATAGCTACAACGCCAATGTCGGTTCGATGACCGCTGCTGCGCAGGTGCTGGGTGATATGCCGGGCTACCGCGTGATGGTGGTGGGTGATATGGCCGAACTGGGGGAGGAGGCTGAAGCCTGCCATCGTCAGGTCGGTGACGCGGCCAAAGCCGCCGGAATTGATTGTGTGCTGAGCACCGGATGCTTAAGCCAGTTGATCAGTGAAAACAGTGGCAATGGCGAGCATTTCGCCAGTAAAGCCGCGCTGATTGAACGTTTGCGGACGCTATTGTCCGAACATCAGGACATTACCATTTTGATTAAGGGTTCGCGTAGTGCCGCCATGGAGCAGGTAGTACAGAGCTTACAGGAGAAAGGAACATGCTAGTCTGGCTGGCCGAGCATTTGGTCGCACTTTATTCCGGCTTTAACGTCTTTTCCTATCTGACGTTTCGCGCCATTGTCAGCCTGCTGACCGCGTTGTTCATCTCATTGTGGATGGGCCCCCGCCTGATTGCCTGGCTGCAAAAACTGCAGATTGGCCAGGTGGTGCGTAACGATGGTCCTGAGTCGCATTTCAGTAAACGCGGCACCCCGACCATGGGCGGCATCATGATCCTCACCTCCATCACCGTGTCGGTGCTGATGTGGGCGTATCCGTCGAACCCGTATGTCTGGTGCGTACTGGCTGTGCTGATCGGCTTCGGCATTATCGGATTCGTCGATGATTACCGCAAAGTGGTGCGCAAAGACACCAAAGGCCTGATTGCACGCTGGAAATATTTCTGGATGTCGGTGATCTCGCTGGGTGTGGCCTTCGCGCTGTACCTGGCGGGTAAAGATACCCCGGCGACCGAGCTGGTGGTGCCGTTCTTTAAAGACATCATGCCGCAGCTGGGGCTGTTCTACGTTCTGCTGGCCTACTTCGTGATTGTCGGCACCGGGAACGCGGTCAACCTTACCGATGGTCTGGATGGCCTGGCAATCATGCCCACGGTGTTTGTTGCAGCTGGCTTTGCGCTGGTGGCCTGGGCGACCGGTAACGTGAAGTTTGCTGAATATCTGCACATTCCGTATCTGCGTCATGCGGGTGAACTGGTGATTGTGTGTACCGCGATAGTCGGGGCCGGTCTTGGCTTCCTGTGGTTCAACACCTATCCGGCGCAGGTCTTTATGGGCGATGTCGGTTCACTGGCGCTGGGTGGCGCGCTGGGCACCATTGCGGTGCTGCTGCGTCAGGAATTTTTGCTGGTGATCATGGGTGGCGTGTTCGTGGTGGAAACGCTGTCGGTGATCCTGCAGGTGGGATCGTTCAAGCTGCGCGGGCAACGTATTTTCCGCATGGCCCCGATCCATCACCACTATGAATTGAAAGGCTGGCCGGAGCCGCGCGTCATCGTGCGCTTCTGGATCATTTCGCTGATGCTGGTGCTTATTGGCCTGGCAACGCTGAAGGTACGTTAATCATGGCTGACTATCGGGGCAGAAAAGTCGTCATCATCGGGTTGGGCCTGACGGGTCTCTCCTGTGTTGATTTCTTTTTAGCGCAGGGGGTGACCCCTCGCGTGATGGACACCCGTGTGTCACCACCTGGGCTGGATAAATTGCCGGAGCAGGTGGAGCGCTATGTCGGTGGATTGAACGACGACTGGCTGCTGGCAGCGGACCTCATCATCGCCAGCCCCGGCATTGCCCTGGCGCATCCGGCGCTGAGTGAAGCCGCTGATGCCGGTATCGAAATTGTCGGCGATATCGAACTGTTTTGCCGTGAAGCCCAGGCACCGATTGTGGCGATTACCGGCTCGAACGGTAAAAGCACCGTGACCACGCTGGTCGGTGAGATGGCGCGTGCCGCAGGCTGGCAGGTGGGGGTTGGCGGCAACATCGGTTTACCGGCGCTGTCGCTGCTGAAATCCCCGGCGCAGCTGTATGTGCTGGAACTTTCCAGCTTCCAGCTGGAAACCACCCATAGCCTGAAAGCCGCAGCGGCAACCATCCTCAACGTGACTGAAGATCATATGGATCGCTACCCGCTGGGGATGCAGCAATATCGTGCCGCCAAATTGCGTATCTATGAAAACGCCAGCGTCTGCGTGGTGAACGCCGATGACGGCATGACCATGCCGGTTCGCGGTGCCGATACCCGCTGCGTCAGCTTTGGTATCGACCTCGGTGATTACCATCTCAACCGGCAGCAGGGGAGCACCTGGCTGCGGGTGAAGGGTGAGAAAGTGCTGAACACCGACGAAATGAAGCTGGTGGGTCAGCACAACTATACCAACGCGCTGGCGGCACTGGCGCTGGCGGATGCGGTGAATATTCCGCGTGCGTCCAGCCTGAAAGCGTTAACTACCTTCACTGGCCTGTCGCACCGTTTCCAGCTGGTGCATGAAGCGAAGGGTGTGCGCTGGATTAACGATTCAAAAGCCACCAACGTGGGCAGCACCGAAGCCGCACTGAATGGTTTGCAGGTTAAAGGGACGTTGTGGCTGCTGCTGGGTGGTGATGGTAAATCGGCCGATTTCAGCCCGCTGGCGCGTTACCTGCAAGGTAACAATATACAGCTGTTCTGCTTTGGTCGTGATGGCGACGCGCTGGCCGCGCTGCGTCCGGAAATCGCCACGCGTACCGAAACCATGCAGCAGGCAATGGAACAAATTGCCAGCCAGGTGAAAGCGGGCGATATGGTTTTACTGTCACCTGCCTGCGCCAGCCTCGATCAGTTCCGTAATTTTGAACAGCGCGGCGACCAGTTCGCGCAACTGGCGAAGGAGCTAGGCTGATGCGAATTCCCGGTGCCGCGATAGCCAGCTTCCTCTCCCTGCGCCTGAAAGATTGGGTGATGGGGTCGCGTGAGAATGAAGATGCGCCAGTGGTGCTTTATGACCGTACGCTACTGTGGCTGACCTTCGGTCTGGCGATTGTCGGTTTCGTGATGGTGACCTCGGCTTCCATGCCGGTAGGGCAGCGCCTGAACGAAGATCCGTTCTATTTTGCCAAGCGCGATGCGTTCTATATCGCTCTGGCAGTCGGTATGGCGCTGGTCACGCTGCGCGTGCCGATGGATTTCTGGCAGCGCTACAGCAACGTGATGCTGGTGGTGTCGGTGGTAATGCTGTTGATCGTGCTGGTAGTAGGGAGCTCGGTGAACGGGGCCTCACGCTGGATTGCACTGGGGCCGCTGCGTATTCAGCCGGCAGAACTCTCAAAGCTGACGCTGTTCTGTTACCTCGCCAGTTATCTGGTGCGCAAAGTCGAAGAGGTGCGCAACAACTTCTGGGGCTTCTGTAAACCGATGGGCGTGATGGTGATTCTGGCGGTGTTACTGCTGGCACAGCCAGACCTCGGTACGGTGGTGGTGCTGTTCGTGACGACGCTGGCGATGCTGTTTCTTGCCGGGGCAAAATTATGGCAGTTCCTGGCGATCATCGGATCCGGCATGTTTGCAGTGGTCCTGCTGATTATCGCTGAACCCTACCGTATGCGCCGTGTGACCTCGTTCTGGAACCCGTGGGAAGATCCATTCGGTAGTGGATACCAGTTAACCCAGTCACTGATGGCGTTTGGACGTGGTGAATTCTGGGGGCAGGGCCTCGGGAATTCAGTGCAGAAACTGGAATATCTGCCCGAAGCGCATACCGACTTTATCTTCTCCATCATCGGTGAAGAATTGGGTTATGCCGGTGTGGTTTTGGCGCTGTTGATGGTATTCTTCGTCGCTTTTCGCGCGATGTCGATTGGCCGCCGCGCGCTGGAGATTGACCAACGTTTTTCCGGCTTCCTGGCGTGTTCCATCGGGGTGTGGTTCAGCTTCCAGGCACTGGTTAACGTCGGTGCCGCCGCCGGTATGTTGCCGACCAAAGGTCTGACGTTGCCGCTGATCAGTTACGGCGGTTCCAGTTTGATCATCATGTCGACGGCCATCGTGTTTTTGTTGCGCATAGATTATGAAACGCGTCTGGCAAAAGCCCAGGCGTTTACCCGAGGTGGTCGATGAGTGGGAAGCGACTGATGGTGATGGCGGGTGGTACCGGTGGACATGTGTTCCCTGGTCTGGCTGTCGCCCATCATCTGATGGAACAGGGCTGGCAGGTACGCTGGCTGGGAACCGCCGATCGTATGGAAGCCGATCTGGTGCCGAAGCATGGTATCGAGATTGATT
This genomic stretch from Pantoea cypripedii harbors:
- the murF gene encoding UDP-N-acetylmuramoyl-tripeptide--D-alanyl-D-alanine ligase; its protein translation is MIPLSLATLAEISGGTLIGDDLSVNDVVTDTRKVTAGCLFVALVGERFDAHDFAADAIAQGAQALLVSKLLPVAVPQVVVADTRIAFGRLGGWVRQQVKARVVALTGSSGKTSVKEMTAAILRQCGETLYTAGNLNNDFGVPMTLLRLTKEHDYAVIELGANHQGEIAYTTDLVRPETALVNNLAAAHLEGFGSLAGVAKAKGEIFAGLPPHGTAIINAESNDLLNWQPQFAGKTLWRFSPQPQADAEFRASDITLRPDATLFTLHTPRGDIAITLPLPGRHNIANALAAAALALSVDAPLSAIQAGLKTLQPVPGRLFPVRLAEHQLLLDDSYNANVGSMTAAAQVLGDMPGYRVMVVGDMAELGEEAEACHRQVGDAAKAAGIDCVLSTGCLSQLISENSGNGEHFASKAALIERLRTLLSEHQDITILIKGSRSAAMEQVVQSLQEKGTC
- the mraY gene encoding phospho-N-acetylmuramoyl-pentapeptide-transferase yields the protein MLVWLAEHLVALYSGFNVFSYLTFRAIVSLLTALFISLWMGPRLIAWLQKLQIGQVVRNDGPESHFSKRGTPTMGGIMILTSITVSVLMWAYPSNPYVWCVLAVLIGFGIIGFVDDYRKVVRKDTKGLIARWKYFWMSVISLGVAFALYLAGKDTPATELVVPFFKDIMPQLGLFYVLLAYFVIVGTGNAVNLTDGLDGLAIMPTVFVAAGFALVAWATGNVKFAEYLHIPYLRHAGELVIVCTAIVGAGLGFLWFNTYPAQVFMGDVGSLALGGALGTIAVLLRQEFLLVIMGGVFVVETLSVILQVGSFKLRGQRIFRMAPIHHHYELKGWPEPRVIVRFWIISLMLVLIGLATLKVR
- the murD gene encoding UDP-N-acetylmuramoyl-L-alanine--D-glutamate ligase — translated: MADYRGRKVVIIGLGLTGLSCVDFFLAQGVTPRVMDTRVSPPGLDKLPEQVERYVGGLNDDWLLAADLIIASPGIALAHPALSEAADAGIEIVGDIELFCREAQAPIVAITGSNGKSTVTTLVGEMARAAGWQVGVGGNIGLPALSLLKSPAQLYVLELSSFQLETTHSLKAAAATILNVTEDHMDRYPLGMQQYRAAKLRIYENASVCVVNADDGMTMPVRGADTRCVSFGIDLGDYHLNRQQGSTWLRVKGEKVLNTDEMKLVGQHNYTNALAALALADAVNIPRASSLKALTTFTGLSHRFQLVHEAKGVRWINDSKATNVGSTEAALNGLQVKGTLWLLLGGDGKSADFSPLARYLQGNNIQLFCFGRDGDALAALRPEIATRTETMQQAMEQIASQVKAGDMVLLSPACASLDQFRNFEQRGDQFAQLAKELG
- the ftsW gene encoding cell division protein FtsW, which gives rise to MRIPGAAIASFLSLRLKDWVMGSRENEDAPVVLYDRTLLWLTFGLAIVGFVMVTSASMPVGQRLNEDPFYFAKRDAFYIALAVGMALVTLRVPMDFWQRYSNVMLVVSVVMLLIVLVVGSSVNGASRWIALGPLRIQPAELSKLTLFCYLASYLVRKVEEVRNNFWGFCKPMGVMVILAVLLLAQPDLGTVVVLFVTTLAMLFLAGAKLWQFLAIIGSGMFAVVLLIIAEPYRMRRVTSFWNPWEDPFGSGYQLTQSLMAFGRGEFWGQGLGNSVQKLEYLPEAHTDFIFSIIGEELGYAGVVLALLMVFFVAFRAMSIGRRALEIDQRFSGFLACSIGVWFSFQALVNVGAAAGMLPTKGLTLPLISYGGSSLIIMSTAIVFLLRIDYETRLAKAQAFTRGGR